A region from the Pelobates fuscus isolate aPelFus1 chromosome 3, aPelFus1.pri, whole genome shotgun sequence genome encodes:
- the LOC134600847 gene encoding uncharacterized protein LOC134600847, giving the protein MSSGWDSSGVSFVMSASNLTITEIMDMGFVARAQNSSSPCPAQLEQWDHRIRPKHGESPYLLKVSESTPLISGGAKPWLGGEENLPLLNRSSLNPDSTVFELSSLVSEPQTQFNNSIVEVFYGAKVSTPYKKEQNFETSDTMVADDPVSKLQDSELMVSAAGLQKSAPPMWELSEINSAVEESTPSLDVSISDLRFQSSSDREPPPTAQATATPTPHWVGATHKDIGRSYLQPFRYQRQLSASEIPIPSIVPPLRSLNLSAFSFDELGREWQIEVTAGPNSPAGTVAACGP; this is encoded by the coding sequence ATGTCTTCTGGCTGGGATAGCAGTGGAGTCAGTTTCGTAATGTCCGCCTCCAATCTCACAATCACTGAGATAATGGACATGGGTTTTGTTGCTAGAGCACAAAACAGTTCCTCTCCTTGTCCTGCTCAGCTTGAGCAGTGGGACCATCGGATACGTCCAAAGCATGGGGAGTCTCCATACCTACTCAAAGTTTCAGAGTCAACACCACTGATTAGTGGAGGAGCAAAGCCTTGGCTAGGTGGGGAAGAAAATCTGCCCCTTCTAAACAGGTCTTCATTGAACCCAGATAGTACAGTCTTTGAACTCTCATCCTTGGTTTCTGAACCTCAAACCCAATTCAACAACTCCATTGTAGAGGTCTTCTATGGTGCCAAGGTGTCCACCCCTTATAAAAAGGAACAAAACTTTGAGACCTCTGATACTATGGTTGCAGATGACCCAGTCTCCAAGCTACAAGATTCTGAGTTGATGGTTAGTGCAGCTGGTCTACAAAAGTCTGCACCACCAATGTGGGAGCTCTCTGAAATAAACTCAGCAGTAGAAGAGAGTACTCCTTCCCTAGATGTCTCAATCTCTGACTTGCGGTTTCAAAGTAGCTCTGATCGTGAGCCACCTCCCACCGCCCAGGCAACTGCTACTCCTACACCTCATTGGGTAGGTGCAACACATAAGGATATAGGACGCTCCTATCTACAGCCTTTCCGATATCAACGGCAGTTGAGTGCCTCTGAAATCCCTATTCCTAGCATTGTGCCACCACTACGATCTTTAAATTTATCAGCATTTTCTTTTGATGAACTTGGTCGAGAATGGCAAATTGAGGTTACAGCTGGACCCAACTCTCCAGCTGGGACAGTGGCTGCATGTGGGCCCTAA